A region of Plantactinospora sp. BC1 DNA encodes the following proteins:
- a CDS encoding quinone oxidoreductase, with protein sequence MRAVLMRRHGGPEVLETVEVPAPEAGAGQLLVDVAAVGVNFTDVYQRQGVPPYAGELPAVPGQEGAGTVAALGPGVEGFAVGDRVAWVSVPGGYAEQVAIPAERAVPVPGHVDLPVAAAAMMQGLTAHYLSHTTHPVAAGEPVVVHAAAGGVGLLLTQLVKLRGGVVVGTTSTDEKGELARQAGADHVARYDTFLDTVREVTGGAGAAVVYDGVGRATFDDSLAALRRRGLLVAYGASSGPVPPLQTERLAAGGSLYLTRPTLPQHIESRAELLGRAADIFGWIDGGRLSIRVGATYPLADAARAHADLEGRRTSGKSLLLPG encoded by the coding sequence ATGCGGGCGGTGCTGATGCGGCGACACGGCGGACCGGAGGTCCTGGAGACCGTGGAGGTTCCGGCGCCGGAGGCGGGCGCCGGTCAACTCCTGGTGGACGTCGCCGCCGTCGGGGTCAACTTCACCGACGTCTACCAGCGGCAGGGCGTCCCGCCGTACGCGGGCGAGCTGCCGGCGGTGCCGGGGCAGGAGGGTGCCGGCACGGTCGCGGCGCTCGGGCCGGGGGTCGAGGGGTTCGCCGTGGGCGACCGGGTGGCCTGGGTGAGTGTGCCCGGCGGGTACGCCGAGCAGGTCGCGATCCCGGCCGAGCGGGCGGTGCCGGTACCCGGGCACGTCGACCTCCCGGTCGCGGCGGCGGCGATGATGCAGGGGTTGACCGCGCACTACCTGTCGCACACCACCCATCCCGTGGCGGCCGGCGAACCGGTCGTGGTGCACGCCGCCGCCGGTGGGGTCGGCCTGCTCCTCACCCAGCTCGTCAAGCTGCGCGGCGGTGTCGTCGTCGGCACCACCTCCACGGACGAGAAGGGCGAGCTGGCCCGCCAGGCCGGTGCCGACCACGTCGCCCGGTACGACACCTTCCTCGACACGGTCCGCGAGGTGACCGGCGGTGCCGGTGCGGCGGTGGTCTACGACGGCGTCGGCCGGGCCACCTTCGACGACAGCCTGGCGGCGCTGCGTCGCCGTGGCCTGCTGGTGGCGTACGGCGCCAGCAGTGGGCCGGTGCCGCCGTTGCAGACCGAGCGGCTGGCCGCCGGAGGCTCGCTCTATCTGACCCGGCCGACCCTGCCGCAGCACATCGAGAGTCGCGCGGAGCTGCTCGGGCGGGCCGCCGACATCTTCGGCTGGATCGACGGAGGGCGGTTGTCGATCCGGGTCGGCGCCACGTACCCGCTCGCCGACGCGGCCCGGGCGCACGCCGACCTGGAGGGCCGGCGTACCAGCGGCAAGTCGCTGCTGCTGCCCGGGTGA
- a CDS encoding Mth938-like domain-containing protein yields MPAARSPRIQEISWGRMTVDGLGEGKDFKLYPGGGRPWDWAETGTRHEPGIQPADVEELLANGATRVVLSEGFDGRLRVDPATLRFLQERAVEVQVARTDEAVELYNSLAAREPVGGLFHSTC; encoded by the coding sequence GTGCCGGCGGCCCGGTCGCCGCGGATCCAGGAGATCTCCTGGGGCCGGATGACGGTGGACGGCCTCGGCGAGGGCAAGGACTTCAAGCTCTATCCCGGCGGCGGCCGGCCCTGGGACTGGGCCGAGACCGGCACCCGGCACGAGCCCGGGATCCAGCCGGCCGACGTCGAGGAACTGCTCGCCAACGGGGCCACCCGGGTGGTGCTCTCCGAGGGCTTCGACGGGCGGCTCCGGGTCGACCCGGCGACGCTGCGATTCCTTCAGGAACGGGCGGTCGAGGTGCAGGTGGCCCGGACCGACGAGGCTGTCGAGCTGTACAACAGCCTCGCCGCCCGGGAGCCGGTGGGCGGGCTCTTCCACTCCACCTGCTGA
- a CDS encoding glutathione-independent formaldehyde dehydrogenase yields MKAVVYHGPREVAVENVEDPRVQDPNDVVVQVTSSAICGSDLHMYEGRTGAEPGIVLGHENMGIVVDVGPGVVHVKRGDRVSMPFNVACGFCPNCLAGNTGYCLTANPGFAGAAYGYVNMGPYRGGQAEYLRVPFADFNCLKLPPGNEHENDFAMLADIFPTGYHGVAMTELRPGETITVMGGGPVGLMAAYSAMLIGAAKVFLVDRVPSRLRLAESIGAIPVDFGQGDPVEQIRDQTDGDGTDKGVDAVGYQGTGAGGEEQPASVLNSLVEIVRATGRIGVVGLYVPHDPGAPDEHSRNGELLFRVGKFFEKGLRIGSGQTNVKAYNRYLRDLIVAGRARPSFVVSKELPLDAAPEGYDRFDRRDEGYSKVVLKPAA; encoded by the coding sequence ATGAAGGCAGTGGTCTACCACGGGCCGCGCGAGGTCGCGGTGGAGAACGTCGAGGACCCCCGGGTCCAGGACCCCAACGACGTGGTCGTGCAGGTGACCAGCAGCGCGATCTGCGGCTCCGACCTGCACATGTACGAGGGGCGTACCGGCGCGGAGCCGGGCATCGTCCTCGGACACGAGAACATGGGCATCGTGGTCGACGTCGGCCCCGGCGTGGTGCACGTCAAGCGGGGCGACCGGGTGTCGATGCCGTTCAACGTCGCCTGCGGGTTCTGCCCGAACTGCCTGGCCGGTAACACCGGCTACTGCCTCACCGCCAACCCCGGCTTCGCCGGCGCCGCCTACGGGTACGTCAACATGGGTCCGTACCGGGGCGGCCAGGCCGAGTACCTCCGGGTGCCGTTCGCCGACTTCAACTGCCTGAAACTGCCGCCCGGCAACGAGCACGAGAACGACTTCGCGATGCTCGCCGACATCTTCCCCACCGGCTACCACGGGGTGGCGATGACCGAGCTGCGTCCCGGCGAGACCATCACGGTGATGGGTGGCGGCCCGGTCGGGCTGATGGCGGCGTACTCGGCGATGCTGATCGGTGCGGCCAAGGTCTTCCTGGTCGACCGGGTGCCCTCCCGGCTCCGCCTCGCGGAGTCGATCGGCGCGATCCCGGTCGACTTCGGCCAGGGTGACCCGGTCGAGCAGATCCGGGACCAGACCGACGGCGACGGCACCGACAAGGGCGTCGACGCGGTCGGCTACCAGGGCACCGGAGCAGGCGGCGAGGAGCAGCCGGCGTCGGTGCTGAACAGCCTGGTCGAGATCGTCCGGGCCACCGGCCGGATCGGGGTGGTGGGACTCTACGTACCGCACGACCCCGGGGCACCCGACGAACACTCCCGCAACGGCGAGCTGCTGTTCCGGGTCGGCAAGTTCTTCGAGAAGGGGCTCCGGATCGGCAGCGGGCAGACCAACGTCAAGGCGTACAACCGGTACCTGCGGGACCTGATCGTCGCCGGACGGGCCCGGCCGAGCTTCGTGGTCAGCAAGGAGTTGCCGCTCGACGCGGCGCCGGAGGGCTACGACCGGTTCGACCGGCGCGACGAGGGCTACTCCAAGGTGGTGCTCAAGCCCGCCGCGTGA